From Streptomyces chrestomyceticus JCM 4735, one genomic window encodes:
- a CDS encoding ABC transporter ATP-binding protein has protein sequence MLLDVRDLKVEFRTRDGVAHAVNGVSYRVSAGETLAVLGESGSGKSVTAQAVMGILDTPPGHVTGGEIFFHGRDLLRMGDEERRGIRGTKLAMIFQDALSALNPVLSVGAQLGEMFEVHRGVSRKEARTRAAELMDRVRIPAARSRVGDYPHQFSGGMRQRIMIAMALALGPDLIIADEPTTALDVTVQAQVMDLLAELQREYAMGLVLITHDLGVVADVADRIAVMYAGRIVETAPVHDLYRAPAHPYTRGLLDSIPRLDRKGRELYAIKGLPPSLTAVPPGCPFHPRCPKARDVCRTDRPPLYDVAPGRASACHFWEETVSEGGDRR, from the coding sequence GTGCTGCTGGATGTGCGCGATCTGAAGGTGGAGTTCCGTACGCGGGACGGGGTGGCGCACGCGGTCAACGGGGTCAGCTACCGGGTGAGCGCGGGCGAGACGCTGGCCGTGCTGGGGGAGTCGGGGTCGGGCAAGTCGGTGACCGCGCAGGCCGTCATGGGCATCCTGGACACGCCGCCGGGGCACGTCACGGGCGGGGAGATCTTCTTCCACGGGCGGGACCTGCTGCGGATGGGGGATGAGGAGCGGCGCGGGATTCGGGGCACCAAGCTGGCGATGATCTTTCAGGACGCGTTGTCGGCGCTCAACCCCGTACTGAGCGTGGGGGCGCAGCTCGGGGAGATGTTCGAGGTGCACCGGGGGGTGTCCCGCAAGGAGGCGCGTACCCGCGCGGCCGAGCTGATGGACCGGGTGCGCATCCCGGCCGCCAGGAGCCGGGTGGGCGACTATCCGCACCAGTTCAGCGGCGGGATGCGCCAGCGCATCATGATCGCGATGGCGCTGGCCCTCGGCCCCGACCTGATCATCGCGGACGAGCCGACGACGGCGCTCGATGTGACGGTCCAGGCGCAGGTCATGGACCTGCTGGCGGAGCTTCAGCGGGAGTACGCCATGGGGCTGGTGCTGATCACCCACGACCTGGGCGTGGTCGCCGACGTCGCCGACCGGATCGCCGTGATGTACGCGGGCCGGATCGTGGAGACCGCCCCCGTCCACGACCTCTACCGGGCGCCCGCCCACCCGTACACCCGCGGCCTGCTCGACTCCATCCCGCGCCTGGACCGCAAGGGCCGCGAGCTCTACGCGATCAAGGGCCTGCCGCCCAGTCTGACCGCGGTCCCGCCGGGCTGCCCCTTCCACCCGCGCTGCCCCAAGGCGCGGGACGTCTGCCGTACGGACCGGCCGCCGCTCTACGACGTGGCACCGGGCCGGGCCAGTGCCTGCCACTTCTGGGAGGAGACCGTCAGTGAGGGAGGAGACCGCCGGTGA
- a CDS encoding ABC transporter ATP-binding protein, producing MSAPEDVLVPAPRPAAAGSGEVLLTARGLTKHFPIMAGFPFKRRVGAVQAVDGIDLTVHSGETFGLVGESGCGKSTTGRLLTRLLEPTAGSITYRDRDITHAGRKELAPVRSEIQMIFQDPYSSLNPRQTVGTIIGGPMEINGIAPEGGRERRVRELLEIVGLNPEHYNRFPHEFSGGQRQRIGVARALALEPKLIVADEPVSALDVSIQAQVVNLLQELQRELNIAFLFIAHDLAIVRHFSQRVAVMYLGKIVEVGDRDSIYRRPRHPYTHALLSAVPEARLLDAQEETADRERIRLAGDVPSPIDPPSGCRFRTRCWKARDRCATEEPPLVQITGNIDGHLTACHFPEEPTTAARDADIVLDPALAAIEDAVPGPEAADEGP from the coding sequence ATGAGCGCACCCGAAGACGTCCTCGTGCCCGCTCCCCGTCCGGCCGCCGCCGGGTCCGGCGAGGTGCTGCTGACCGCCCGGGGGCTGACCAAGCACTTCCCGATCATGGCCGGGTTCCCGTTCAAGCGGCGGGTCGGCGCGGTGCAGGCGGTCGACGGCATCGACCTGACCGTGCACAGCGGCGAGACGTTCGGCCTGGTCGGCGAGTCGGGCTGCGGGAAGTCCACCACCGGGCGGCTGCTGACCCGGCTGCTGGAGCCGACCGCGGGCTCGATCACGTACCGGGACCGGGACATCACCCACGCCGGGCGCAAGGAGCTGGCGCCGGTCCGCTCCGAGATCCAGATGATCTTCCAGGACCCGTACTCGTCGCTGAACCCCCGGCAGACGGTCGGCACCATCATCGGCGGCCCGATGGAGATCAACGGCATCGCCCCGGAGGGCGGCCGGGAGCGGCGGGTACGCGAACTCCTGGAGATCGTCGGCCTCAACCCGGAGCACTACAACCGCTTCCCGCACGAGTTCTCCGGCGGCCAGCGCCAGCGCATCGGCGTCGCCCGCGCGCTCGCCCTGGAGCCGAAGCTGATCGTCGCGGACGAGCCGGTCTCCGCGCTGGACGTCTCCATCCAGGCCCAGGTGGTCAACCTGCTCCAGGAGTTGCAGCGGGAACTGAACATCGCGTTCCTGTTCATCGCGCACGACCTGGCGATCGTCCGGCACTTCAGCCAGCGGGTCGCGGTGATGTACCTCGGCAAGATCGTCGAGGTGGGCGACCGGGACTCGATCTACCGGCGGCCGCGCCACCCGTACACCCATGCGCTGCTCTCCGCCGTCCCCGAGGCCCGGCTGCTGGACGCGCAGGAGGAGACGGCGGACCGTGAACGCATCCGGCTGGCCGGTGACGTCCCCTCGCCGATCGACCCGCCGTCCGGCTGCCGGTTCCGTACCCGCTGCTGGAAGGCGCGCGACAGGTGCGCCACCGAGGAACCGCCGCTGGTCCAGATCACCGGCAACATCGACGGCCACCTGACGGCCTGCCACTTCCCGGAGGAGCCCACCACGGCGGCGCGGGACGCGGACATCGTGCTGGACCCGGCACTGGCGGCGATCGAGGACGCGGTACCCGGGCCGGAGGCGGCCGACGAGGGGCCCTGA
- a CDS encoding ABC transporter ATP-binding protein, with translation MSTLTQPAGAPAPAAADPFLSVRDLYVRFATEDGVVKAVDDLSFDLERGRTLGIVGESGSGKSVTNLAILGLHSPNYTTITGEILLDGDELTGAREKDLEKLRGNKMAMIFQDPLTSLSPYYSVGRQIAEPFVKHTGASKREGRQRAIEMLEKVGIPQPTLRVDDYPHQFSGGMRQRAMIAMALVCNPSLLIADEPTTALDVTVQAQILDLLKDLQQEFGSAIILITHDLGVVANTADELLVMYAGRAVERGTVKEILTAPQHPYTWGLLGSMPRLSASVEEPLTPIPGTPPSLLAPPPGCPFHPRCGFVSEVGGTRCQDERPPLAPGRAAACHLGPDQKHALFTEQIKPRLG, from the coding sequence GTGTCCACACTCACCCAGCCCGCGGGCGCACCGGCCCCGGCCGCCGCGGACCCGTTCCTGTCGGTACGCGACCTGTACGTGCGGTTCGCCACCGAGGACGGCGTCGTCAAGGCGGTCGACGACCTCTCCTTCGACCTGGAGCGCGGCCGTACCCTCGGCATCGTCGGCGAGTCCGGCTCCGGCAAGTCGGTCACCAACCTCGCCATCCTGGGCCTGCACAGCCCCAACTACACGACGATCACCGGCGAGATCCTGCTGGACGGCGACGAGCTGACCGGCGCCCGGGAGAAGGACCTGGAGAAGCTGCGCGGCAACAAGATGGCGATGATCTTCCAGGACCCGCTGACGTCGCTGTCGCCGTACTACTCGGTGGGCCGCCAGATCGCCGAGCCGTTCGTCAAGCACACCGGCGCGAGCAAGCGCGAGGGCCGGCAGCGCGCGATCGAGATGCTGGAGAAGGTGGGCATCCCGCAGCCGACGCTGCGGGTGGACGACTACCCGCACCAGTTCTCCGGCGGGATGCGGCAGCGCGCCATGATCGCCATGGCGCTGGTGTGCAACCCGTCGCTGCTGATCGCCGACGAGCCGACCACCGCGCTGGACGTGACCGTGCAGGCGCAGATCCTGGACCTGCTCAAGGACCTCCAGCAGGAGTTCGGCTCGGCGATCATCCTGATCACCCACGACCTGGGCGTGGTCGCCAACACCGCCGACGAACTGCTGGTGATGTACGCCGGGCGGGCCGTCGAGCGCGGCACCGTCAAGGAGATCCTCACCGCGCCGCAGCACCCGTACACCTGGGGCCTGCTGGGCTCGATGCCGCGGCTGTCGGCGAGTGTGGAGGAGCCGCTGACACCGATCCCCGGCACCCCGCCGAGCCTGCTCGCCCCGCCGCCGGGCTGCCCCTTCCACCCGCGCTGCGGCTTCGTCTCCGAGGTCGGCGGCACCCGCTGCCAGGACGAACGCCCGCCGCTGGCCCCCGGCCGGGCGGCGGCCTGCCACCTGGGCCCCGACCAGAAACACGCCCTGTTCACCGAGCAGATCAAGCCCCGGCTGGGCTAG
- a CDS encoding ABC transporter permease: protein MPEPERPEPFRSAGGGTPLPAVEAETMGGLGGTPEVPGAPGAPQGTGVQPGSGRARSLWSDAWRDLRRNPVFIVSGLLILFFLLIAVWPSLLTGTDPLDCDITLSQEGARGGHPFGFDTQGCDVFARTVYGARASVTVGVCATAGAALLGGVLGGLAGFFGGWWDALLSRIADMFFAIPMLLGGLVFLSVVPSGSVWPVVGFIVLLGWPQLARIARGSVLTVKQADFVQAARALGAGNTRLLLRHLAPNAVAPVIVVATIALGTYIALEATLSYLGVGLKPPTVSWGIDISEASKQIRNAPHMLLWPAGALSLTVLAFIMLGDAVRDALDPKLR, encoded by the coding sequence ATGCCTGAACCCGAGCGTCCCGAGCCGTTCCGGTCCGCGGGCGGTGGCACGCCGCTGCCTGCCGTCGAGGCGGAGACCATGGGCGGGCTCGGCGGGACACCGGAGGTGCCGGGCGCCCCGGGAGCTCCGCAGGGAACCGGCGTGCAGCCGGGCAGCGGCCGGGCCCGCAGCCTGTGGTCGGACGCCTGGCGCGACCTGCGCCGCAATCCGGTCTTCATCGTCTCCGGGCTGCTGATTCTGTTCTTTCTGCTGATCGCGGTCTGGCCGTCCCTGCTGACCGGTACCGACCCGTTGGACTGCGACATCACCCTGTCGCAGGAGGGCGCGCGCGGCGGCCATCCGTTCGGGTTCGACACCCAGGGCTGTGACGTCTTCGCGCGGACGGTGTACGGGGCCCGGGCGTCGGTGACGGTCGGCGTGTGCGCGACGGCCGGGGCGGCGCTGCTCGGCGGGGTGCTGGGCGGGCTGGCCGGGTTCTTCGGCGGCTGGTGGGACGCGTTGCTCTCGCGGATCGCGGACATGTTCTTCGCCATTCCGATGCTGCTGGGCGGGCTGGTCTTCCTGTCCGTGGTGCCGTCGGGCTCGGTGTGGCCGGTCGTCGGGTTCATCGTGCTGCTGGGCTGGCCGCAGCTCGCGCGGATCGCCCGCGGTTCCGTACTGACCGTCAAGCAGGCCGACTTCGTGCAGGCCGCGCGGGCACTGGGGGCCGGGAACACCCGGCTGCTGCTGCGGCACCTGGCGCCCAACGCGGTCGCGCCGGTGATCGTCGTGGCGACCATCGCCCTCGGCACGTACATCGCGCTGGAGGCGACACTGTCCTACCTGGGCGTCGGCCTGAAGCCGCCGACCGTCTCCTGGGGCATCGACATCTCCGAGGCGTCCAAGCAGATCCGCAACGCGCCGCACATGCTGCTGTGGCCGGCCGGCGCGCTCAGCCTGACCGTACTGGCGTTCATCATGCTCGGCGACGCGGTGCGCGACGCCCTCGACCCCAAGTTGCGCTGA
- a CDS encoding phospholipase, translated as MAHRSPARIRTRVPLLATTGVLTLLCTSTPAAAAATGSPQPAPRPTYAVAHRVLTADGVDTALRHGANAVEIDATAWKKGWWADHDGTPTSAGDPMEAMLRRIAQRRGEGKTVNFVWLDIKNPDHCRSDDAKWRHCSVAALRDLARRTVEKQGVRVLYGFYGTEGGTGWKDVTAGLRPLEGVDVSGDADDVAKTFAAHGARIPPNQRVMDKGLFSITLNGRKITSELRAGAEARDRKELASTAGWTVGTGDEKNAAKLLAPYASGGADADSLIYGLRAACYPDGTSKWRGGCGTDESSVKRALASITDYVADHPAERRMATNSDVPFGS; from the coding sequence ATGGCTCACCGCTCCCCAGCCCGGATACGCACCCGTGTCCCCCTCCTGGCCACCACCGGAGTCCTGACACTCCTCTGTACGAGCACCCCGGCCGCCGCTGCCGCCACCGGCTCCCCTCAACCCGCACCGCGCCCCACCTACGCCGTCGCCCACCGGGTACTGACCGCCGACGGCGTGGACACGGCGCTGCGGCACGGCGCCAACGCCGTCGAGATCGACGCCACCGCCTGGAAGAAGGGCTGGTGGGCGGACCACGACGGCACCCCCACCAGCGCCGGTGACCCGATGGAAGCCATGCTCCGGCGCATCGCGCAGCGGCGCGGCGAGGGCAAGACCGTCAACTTCGTGTGGCTGGACATCAAGAACCCGGACCACTGCCGCAGCGACGACGCGAAGTGGCGGCACTGCTCGGTGGCGGCCCTTCGCGATCTGGCCCGCCGTACCGTGGAGAAGCAGGGCGTACGTGTGCTCTACGGGTTCTACGGCACCGAGGGCGGCACCGGCTGGAAGGACGTCACGGCCGGCCTGCGCCCGCTCGAAGGGGTCGACGTCAGCGGCGACGCCGACGACGTGGCGAAGACCTTCGCGGCCCACGGCGCGCGCATCCCCCCGAACCAGCGCGTGATGGACAAGGGCCTCTTCAGCATCACGCTCAACGGCCGCAAGATCACTTCCGAACTCCGGGCCGGCGCCGAGGCCCGGGACCGCAAGGAACTGGCCTCGACCGCCGGCTGGACCGTCGGCACGGGTGACGAGAAGAACGCCGCCAAGCTGCTGGCACCGTACGCGTCCGGCGGGGCCGACGCCGACAGCCTCATCTACGGGCTGAGGGCCGCCTGCTACCCGGACGGCACGTCCAAGTGGCGCGGCGGCTGCGGCACCGACGAATCCTCGGTGAAGAGGGCGCTGGCCTCCATCACGGATTACGTCGCCGACCACCCGGCGGAGCGGCGCATGGCCACCAACAGCGACGTCCCGTTCGGGAGCTGA
- a CDS encoding ABC transporter ATP-binding protein: MNAEAAGRAGETVLDVRDLAKHYPLTRGVVLRKQIGSVKAVDTVSFALRKGETLGIVGESGCGKSTVAKLLVGLEKPTGGQILYRGEDITRLSGRALKAVRRNIQMVFQDPYTSLNPRMTVGDIIGEPYDIHPEVAPKGDRRRKVQELLDVVGLNPEYINRYPHQFSGGQRQRIGIARGLALRPEVIVADEPVSALDVSVQAQVVNLLERLQDEFDLSYVFIAHDLSVVRHISDRVAVMYLGRFAEVGTEDEIYGHPTHPYTQALLSAVPVPDPEARARRDRILLSGDVPSPADPPSGCRFRTRCWKARERCALEVPPLDVPEGFEGVTGPARHASACHFAEERQVVPGG; encoded by the coding sequence GTGAACGCTGAGGCGGCCGGGCGCGCGGGGGAGACCGTCCTCGACGTACGGGACCTGGCCAAGCACTACCCGCTGACGCGCGGTGTCGTGCTGCGCAAGCAGATCGGTTCCGTCAAGGCCGTGGACACCGTCTCCTTCGCCCTGCGCAAGGGCGAGACGCTGGGGATCGTGGGGGAGTCCGGCTGTGGAAAGTCGACGGTCGCCAAGCTGCTGGTCGGACTGGAGAAGCCGACCGGCGGGCAGATCCTGTACCGGGGCGAGGACATCACCAGGCTGTCGGGGCGCGCGCTGAAGGCGGTGCGCCGCAACATCCAGATGGTGTTCCAGGACCCGTACACCTCGCTGAACCCGCGCATGACGGTCGGCGACATCATCGGCGAGCCGTATGACATCCATCCGGAGGTGGCTCCTAAGGGGGACCGGCGGAGGAAGGTCCAGGAGCTGCTGGACGTGGTCGGGCTCAATCCGGAGTACATCAACCGCTATCCGCACCAGTTCTCCGGCGGGCAGCGCCAGCGCATCGGGATCGCGCGCGGGCTGGCGCTGCGCCCCGAGGTGATCGTGGCGGACGAGCCGGTCTCGGCGCTGGACGTCTCCGTCCAGGCGCAGGTCGTCAACCTGCTGGAACGGCTCCAGGACGAGTTCGACCTGTCGTACGTCTTCATCGCCCACGATCTGTCGGTCGTCCGGCACATCTCCGACCGGGTCGCGGTGATGTACCTGGGCCGCTTCGCCGAGGTCGGCACGGAGGACGAGATCTACGGCCATCCGACGCACCCGTACACCCAGGCCCTGCTCTCCGCCGTCCCCGTCCCCGATCCGGAGGCGCGCGCCCGGCGCGACCGCATCCTGCTGAGCGGCGACGTTCCCTCGCCGGCCGACCCGCCGTCCGGGTGCCGCTTCCGTACCCGCTGCTGGAAGGCGCGGGAGCGCTGCGCGCTGGAGGTGCCGCCGCTGGACGTGCCGGAGGGCTTCGAGGGGGTGACGGGCCCGGCCCGGCACGCCTCGGCGTGTCACTTCGCGGAGGAGCGGCAGGTCGTGCCGGGCGGGTGA
- a CDS encoding ABC transporter permease, producing the protein MLRFLFRRSLGAIVILLIISAFTFFLFFAAPRDPALLACGKNCTPDAIAMIHKNLGLDKPVPVQYWLFMSGIVTGRDFAVGHCPAPCFGYSFANGDPVWDTIVDRFPTTVSLTIGAAAVFLGVGVGTGMIAAWKQGKLIDKIFSSSSLVLSSMQIYFIGPIVLALLVYNLGWFGQPKYVPITEDPVGWFLGLIIPWCVLSIIFTAQYTRMARSSMIEQLQEDHVRTAKAKGMASRTVFFRYAWRGSLIPIVTIFGIDLGSLFGGAMITEYTFALPGLGTLAVKSVQNTDLPMTMGVMLFAATFIILFNIVVDACYAFIDPRVRLS; encoded by the coding sequence ATGCTGCGTTTTCTCTTCCGCCGGTCCCTCGGCGCGATCGTGATCCTGCTGATCATCAGCGCGTTCACGTTCTTCCTCTTCTTCGCCGCCCCCCGGGATCCCGCGCTGCTGGCCTGCGGAAAGAACTGCACGCCTGACGCCATCGCAATGATCCACAAGAATCTCGGGCTCGACAAACCCGTACCGGTCCAGTACTGGCTGTTCATGTCCGGCATCGTCACCGGACGGGATTTCGCCGTCGGGCACTGCCCGGCGCCCTGCTTCGGCTATTCCTTCGCCAACGGCGACCCCGTCTGGGACACGATCGTGGACCGTTTCCCCACCACCGTCTCGCTGACCATCGGCGCCGCCGCGGTGTTCCTGGGCGTCGGTGTCGGCACCGGAATGATCGCCGCCTGGAAACAGGGCAAGCTCATCGACAAGATCTTCAGCTCGTCCTCGCTGGTGCTCTCCTCGATGCAGATCTATTTCATCGGGCCGATCGTGCTCGCACTGCTGGTCTACAACCTCGGCTGGTTCGGTCAGCCGAAATACGTGCCGATCACGGAGGACCCGGTGGGCTGGTTCCTGGGGCTGATCATTCCGTGGTGCGTACTGTCCATCATCTTCACCGCGCAGTACACACGAATGGCCCGCTCGTCGATGATCGAACAGTTGCAGGAGGACCACGTACGGACCGCCAAGGCGAAGGGAATGGCGTCCCGTACGGTCTTCTTCCGCTATGCCTGGCGCGGCTCGCTCATTCCCATCGTGACCATTTTCGGTATCGATCTGGGGTCGCTGTTCGGCGGCGCGATGATCACCGAATACACCTTCGCGCTGCCCGGCCTGGGCACCCTCGCCGTGAAGTCGGTGCAGAACACCGACCTGCCCATGACCATGGGCGTGATGCTGTTCGCCGCGACCTTCATCATCCTGTTCAACATCGTGGTGGACGCCTGCTACGCGTTCATCGACCCGCGCGTGCGGCTGTCCTAG
- a CDS encoding ABC transporter permease, which produces MGRYVIRRLLQMVPVFVGATFLIFVMVYALGDPVAALSGDRAPDPATAAQIRRELHLDQPLWQQYLHYMGQIFRGDFGTTFDGQPVLDKMGTAFPVTLRLTAVAIVAEIVVGVTLGVLGGLRRGRLLDSGVLVLTLIVVSVPTFVSGYALQYLLGVKWAWVSPAVALGAPLDELLLPGCVLALVSLAYVTRLTRTSIAENARADYVRTAVAKGLPRRRIVVRHLLRNSLIPVVTFIGADIGTLMGGAVVTERIFNVHGVGYELYQGIVRQNSPTVVGFVTVLVIVFLLANLVVDLLYAVLDPRIRYA; this is translated from the coding sequence ATGGGGCGTTATGTGATCCGGCGGCTGCTGCAGATGGTGCCGGTCTTCGTCGGCGCCACGTTTCTCATTTTTGTGATGGTGTATGCGCTCGGTGACCCGGTCGCGGCCCTTTCCGGCGACCGTGCGCCGGACCCCGCTACGGCCGCGCAGATCCGCCGCGAGCTGCATTTGGACCAGCCGCTGTGGCAGCAGTATTTGCACTACATGGGACAGATTTTCCGCGGCGACTTCGGTACCACTTTCGACGGGCAGCCGGTGCTGGACAAGATGGGCACGGCCTTTCCCGTGACCCTGCGGCTGACCGCCGTCGCGATCGTCGCGGAGATCGTCGTCGGGGTGACGCTCGGTGTGCTCGGCGGGCTGCGGCGGGGGCGGCTGCTGGACTCCGGGGTGCTGGTGCTCACGCTGATCGTGGTGTCCGTACCGACGTTCGTCAGCGGGTACGCCCTCCAGTACCTGCTGGGCGTGAAGTGGGCGTGGGTGAGCCCGGCCGTCGCGCTGGGCGCGCCGCTGGACGAACTGCTGCTGCCGGGCTGTGTGCTGGCGCTGGTGTCCCTGGCGTACGTCACCCGGCTCACCCGGACGTCGATCGCGGAGAACGCCCGCGCCGACTACGTCCGTACGGCCGTCGCCAAGGGGCTGCCCCGCCGCCGGATCGTCGTACGGCACCTGCTGCGCAACTCGCTGATCCCGGTGGTCACCTTCATCGGCGCGGACATCGGCACGCTGATGGGCGGCGCGGTGGTCACCGAGCGGATCTTCAATGTGCACGGTGTCGGCTACGAGCTGTACCAGGGCATCGTCCGCCAGAACTCCCCGACCGTCGTCGGCTTCGTGACCGTCCTGGTCATCGTCTTCCTGCTGGCGAACCTGGTCGTCGACCTCCTGTACGCCGTGCTCGACCCGAGGATCCGCTATGCCTGA